CGTAGTGGTGGGCGGTGCCTGCCCGGTTCTAGAGCATCTCCCGCCGCGCGGCGAGCGCCTGCGCGATGGTCACCCCGTCGGCGTATTCCAGATCGCCACCCACCGGGAGCCCCCTGGCGATGCGGGTGACCCGGACCGCCCCCCCCGCCAGCTGGCGCTGCACGTAGAGGGCGGTGGCCTCCCCTTCCAGGGACGGGTTGGTGGCCAGGATGACCTCCTGTACCCCTTCCGGGTCGAGGCGTGTCAGCAGCGCCCCAATGGACAGATCGTCCGGCCCCACGCCATCGAGTGGCGACAGCCGTCCCCCCAGCACGTGATAGAGGCCACGGAATTCCCCGGCCCGTTCGATGGAGGCAATGTCGCTGGCCTCCTCGACCACGCAGAGGACCGTTGCGTCGCGGCGGGGATCGGCGCAGAGCGGGCACACCGGCTGCTCCGTGAGGTTGAAGCACCGTGCACAGGGGCGCACCCGTTCCGTCAGCGCAACGAGCGTCTCGGCCAGACGCCGGCTCTGTGCGGCCGGCTGCCTCAGCAGGTGGTACGTGAGACGCAAGGCCGTCTTGCGTCCAATGCCGGGCAACCGCGCCAATTCGCTGGTCAGCTCGTCGATGACGGACACGTGAGGCGAATCAGAACGGCAGCTTGAACGGCAGGTCGATGCCGCCCGTCACCTTCTGCAGCTCCATTTGCATCGCGTCGGCGGCCTTCTTCTGCGCCTCGGCCACGGCCACGACGATGAGATCCTCGACCATATCCTTGTCGCCCATGATCGACGGATCGATCTGGATGCGCTTGAGCTGCATCTTGCCGTCGACATCGGCGGTCACCATGCCGCCGCCGGCGAGTGCACTGAATGTGCGCTGCGCCATCTCTTCCTGCATCGTCTGCATGCGGGCCTGCATGTCCTTGAACTGGCCCAGCATCTTGAAGATATCCATCGGGGTACTCGGAGAGGTTTCTATGACACGGGAGGGAGCAGGGGGAAGGGTCTCAGGGGGAAGGATAAAGGCTCCTGCTCCCTTCATCCTGACACCCTTCTCCCTGCTCCCTGCCTTGAAATCAGTCCAACAGCTCGAGGTCCAGGGCCTTCACCGCCGCCTCGAGCAAGGGATCCTTGGCGGCGATCTGTTCCGTGCGCTGCTGCTGCACGTCGTGCGCGGTGAGGCGCTTCGACGTGGCGCGTGTCGCCGGTGCACCGGCCGGCGCAACGGGCGCTGTCGGTTGCAACGTGAAGCCGTGCACCCCCGGCAGATTCGCTTGCAGCGCGGCCAGCACATCGGCGCGCGCGCGCTCCACCGGCATCGCGAAGGTATCATCGCCCGCCGCATGGGACAGCGTGACCATGCCATCGGCAGACACGGCGACGGGTACGAGGCGCTGCAGGGCTTCGGCCACCATGCCGCGCCCGCTGCTGCGCACCGCGGCGGTCACCTGCGGCCAGGCGGCTTTCACTTGCTCCACCGTGGGCGCGCCGCCCTGCCCTCGCCGCGCCGCCGTAGCGGGGGCGCGCTGCGCCGCCTCCTGCTGGGCGGCCGCGGCGGCGGCCGCATGCTGCGTGGCCGTTGGCGACGGAGCCGGGGGAACGAACGCGGGGGCGGGCGCCAGCGCCGGCGCGACCACCGGGGGCGGCGACGGGGGCATGGCATACGCCGACGCGACCCGGGCGTCATGCGCCACGCGCCGCGGCGGCGGATCGTCACCGCCGCCTGCGCCGAACCCCTTCAGCACTTCCTCCAGCTCGACCGTGCGATCGAGCAGGGCGAAGCGCACCAGCAGCGTTTCGAGCAGCAGCTGTGGTTGGCCGCTCTTGCGATACATGGGTTCGATTTCGAGCAGGGCGTGCAACATGCGCACGAGATCGCCCGCCGAGACGCGCCCCGTGCGAGCCTGCAGCGCCGCCCGCAGCCGCTCCGACATATCAGGGAGTGCCCCCCCCATGCTCATCGCGAGCAGCGCGCGCAGGGTGCGCCCCAATCCGGCCAGCAGCAGCACGAAGTCCACACCAGCGTCGGCCTGGCGCTGCACGGCCGCAAAGATGTCGCCGGCACGCCGCTCAAGGATGAGGTCAAGCAGGGCCACATACTCGTCGTCGGGTACGAGCCCCAGTGCCACCGTCACGCGATCGGCCGTGACCTCGGCGGTCTCGCCGAGCGACAGGACCTGATCGGTGAGCGACAGCGCATCGCGCAAACCGCCGTCGGCGGCGCGCGCAATCATGCCGAGCGCTTCGTCCTCGAAGCGCACGCCTTCTTCCGTCAGCACGGCCGCCAGACGCTCACGGATCTCGGTGGCCCCGATGCGCTTGAGGTCGAACCGCTGCAGGCGCGACACGACGGTACCGAGTACCTTCTGCGACTCGGTCGTGGCAAAGACGAACACCACCCGTGGCGGCGGTTCCTCGAGCACCTTGAGCAGGGCGTTCCAGGCATCGCGCGACAGCATGTGCGCTTCGTCGACGATATAGACCTTGTACCGATCGTCGCCCGATGGTGCATACATGGCGCGCTCGCGCAGGTCGCGGGCATCGGCCACCCCGCCGTTCGAGGCGGCGTCGATTTCGACCACATCGAGGGAGGCCGCACCGCTCCAGATGCGCTGACAGCTGGCGCACTGGCCACAGGGCTCGCCCTGCAGTGCGGGCTCCCCGCGCCGCTCACAGTTGAGCGCCATGGCCAGGACACGCGCCAGCGTGGTCTTGCCGGTCCCGCGCGGCCCGCACAACAGGTACCCATGCGCAACGCGCCCGCGCGCAATGGCCCCCTTGAGGGTGTTGGCGACGTGCGACTGCACCGCCACGGTCGCGAAGTTCCGCGGTCGGTACTTGCGGGCGAGAGCGAGGGACATGTCCGCAATCTAAGCGGTACAGGCGCGGCGCGACTGCACGCCCCCCAACGCAAACGCGCAGGAGGTCCGCTGGTATCCAGCGAATCCTCCTGCGCGCAGTGCTCCGGGCCTGACGAAGCGACGTCAGAATCCACGTGCGGCTGCTACCTTCGGGGTCCTGACCGATTTGGCGGCCTGGCGCCCTCCGGGACCCGGAGCCCGTAGAAGATAGCCGAAACGCACGCCAAGTGGTACTAGGCCAGCACCTCTTCGAAGGTCTGCCGCAGCAGCGCCGCCGCTTCGGCCACCGCGCCCGCCGGTGCGTCCAGATGCGTGACCGCCCTGATGCGCGCCGGGTGCCACTCAGTGACGCGAACCCCGAGCTCGTGTGCGCGGGCCACCACGGCGGCAGCCCGAGGCAGGGGCAGGTCGATCATCACGATGTTCGTATCCGGCGCCACCACCCGCACGCCCCCCACCCCGTTGACCACCTGCGCCAGATAGCGGGCACTGGCATGATCTTCGGCCAGGCGGTCGTAGTGGTGCTGCGCGGCGTACAGCGCGGCCGCCGCGAGGATGCCGCTCTGCCGCATGCCCCCCCCGAATCGCTTGCGCGCGCGATGGGCCTGGTGAATGAACCGCTCCGTGCCGGCGAGGCACGCCCCCACGGGGGCGCCGAGCCCTTTCGAGAAGCTCACCATGACCGAATCGGCGCCGGCCGCCAGCTGCGCGAGCGGGCGCTGCAGCGCGGTGGCCGCGTTCCACAGGCGCGCCCCATCGAGATGGACCGGCAACGCGTGCTCCCGGGCGACCGCCTGGATCTCCTGCATGTCCTCGACGGACGTCACGACACCCCCCGCCCCGTTGTGCGTATTCTCGAGGCAGACCAGCGACGGTTCCGGCGCGTGCTTGCTGGGAGTACGGATGTGTGCGCGCAGGTCGGCGGCGTGAAACACCCCAGCCTCGCTGCGCACCGGTCGGCATTGCACGCCGCACAGCGCCGCCGCGCCGGCGATCTCCCAGTGGTACACGTGCGCTTCGGCGTCGCACAGCACTTCGGTCCCCGGGGTGGTGTGTACCCACAGGGCCGCCTGATTGGCCATGCTGCCGCTGGGAAAGAAGAGTGCGCACTCCTTGCCCAGCGCGGCCGCCGTCCACGCTTCGAGCGCCACCGTGGTGGGATCACCGTCGAGCACATCGTCCCCCACCTCGGCGAGGGCCATGACCTGCCGCATGGCCGTGCTGGGACGCGTGACGGTGTCGCTGCGCAGGTCAAGCGGTGTGGTGGGCGATACGAGGACGGACATCGGCATGGAAAGAGGGAACGGTACGCTTACCGTGGGCGAACGCGCGTGTCGCGTGCTTCGCTGTCGCGTGCTTCGCTGTCGCGTGTTTCGCTGTCGCGCAGCGCCGCCAGCTCGGCGCGGCGCAGCGCGTACGCCTGCGCCACTTCGCCGCCAAGGAGGAAGAGGAACGCGCAGTAGTAGGTCCAGAAGACGACGGCCACGATGGCCGCAATGGTCCCGGTGTACAGCGAGGCGGGATTCGCGGCACCCACCGCCAGGGCGAAGACATTTCGCGCGATCTCGAAGAGAATGGACGCCGTCAGCGCCGCCACGGCTGCCACCTGCACGCTGGGGCGTCGGCGCGGCAACCCGCGATAGAGCGCGTAGAAGAGCGCGAACACGAGCGACACCGCCAGCAGGCGCCCCACCGCGTACTCGAGTCCCGACATGGCGTTCGGCTGCAGCCCCACGGTGCGCAACAGCGCGAAGCCTCGCGTGGCGGCCAGATCGAGATAGGCCGAGAACACCACATAGACGACGACGGCCACCGTGGCCACGATGGTGGCGAGGAAGTCGAACAGCTTGCCCGCCACGATGCTGCGGTCGGCGCCATCGAAGATGAGGGCGAGCACGCTGCGCAACGAACCGAAGAGGCGCGTGGAGAACCAGGCGAAGGTGATGGCCGAGTAGATGGTGACGGCGCCGCGGGTGCTCAGGACCTCCGTCACGACGCCGCGCAGCAGCTCGCCGGCACTGGGCGCTTCATTGGGGAGCCACTGTTCCAAGAGCCGCGTCACGGTAACGGCGGCCTCTGCCGGCTCGCTGCCAAGCAGGAAGGAGAGTCCCGCAATGAGCAGCAGCACGAACGGCACGAGGGCGAGCAGGATATTGAATGCCAGCCCGCCCGCGAGAAAAGGGACGTTGTCCTCCGCCGCCTGATTCCAGACGCGGCGGAGGATGTCCCACCACGACTCAAGCGTCGTGGGCAGACTCGTCTGCATGGCCCTCCGCGCCGTCGCGCGGCGCGCGATCGTCGGCCATGGCGCCGGGTTCCCCTGACATGCCGGAGCGCGAGGCCCGTTCCGAGTACGCGCGGCGACCGTCGGCGTAGGCACGCTTGCTGTTGGCCACGGCCCGCTCGATGTCGGCCCGCGCCTCGCGCGCCGCATCGCGGCTCGCCGACACCGCGTCGTTCACGGCATCGACCCGGCTGTTCACCGCGTGACGGGCGCGCCCCAGGCGCTCGTCCACCCCTGAACGGGCACGCTCCACCTGCCCGGCCAGCTTGTCGCCGAACTCGTCGGTCACATCCTTGGCACGACGCGCGGCGCGGCGCGCTTCCCGCGAAATGCGCTCGCGGGTCTCGCGGCCGCTGGCCGGAGCAAAGAGCAACGCGGCCCCGGCGCCCAGGGCGAGCCCCAGCAACAGGAGTCCAACGCCGTTGCTGCTGTCCTTTTCAATCACGACCACGCGGTCGTCATCGTAATCACGAGCCATATGACCTCCTGCGAGTGAGGAGCCCGACCCGGGCTCCGTAGGCTGTCCGCGGGCAGCCCGTGCGGCCCGCGGCCCACCAGTCAGTACAGGTCACTCAGTCGGAAAGATCCGCGTCGTCCGGTGCCGCGATGATCGTGGACGCTCCTGTGGGGAGAGGACGGTGCTGCTCCGGCATGGTGACGAACTGCTCCACGTACTGCTTCGTCCCGGCAATGCCCAG
The DNA window shown above is from Gemmatimonas sp. and carries:
- the recR gene encoding recombination mediator RecR produces the protein MSVIDELTSELARLPGIGRKTALRLTYHLLRQPAAQSRRLAETLVALTERVRPCARCFNLTEQPVCPLCADPRRDATVLCVVEEASDIASIERAGEFRGLYHVLGGRLSPLDGVGPDDLSIGALLTRLDPEGVQEVILATNPSLEGEATALYVQRQLAGGAVRVTRIARGLPVGGDLEYADGVTIAQALAARREML
- a CDS encoding YbaB/EbfC family nucleoid-associated protein, producing MDIFKMLGQFKDMQARMQTMQEEMAQRTFSALAGGGMVTADVDGKMQLKRIQIDPSIMGDKDMVEDLIVVAVAEAQKKAADAMQMELQKVTGGIDLPFKLPF
- the dnaX gene encoding DNA polymerase III subunit gamma/tau → MSLALARKYRPRNFATVAVQSHVANTLKGAIARGRVAHGYLLCGPRGTGKTTLARVLAMALNCERRGEPALQGEPCGQCASCQRIWSGAASLDVVEIDAASNGGVADARDLRERAMYAPSGDDRYKVYIVDEAHMLSRDAWNALLKVLEEPPPRVVFVFATTESQKVLGTVVSRLQRFDLKRIGATEIRERLAAVLTEEGVRFEDEALGMIARAADGGLRDALSLTDQVLSLGETAEVTADRVTVALGLVPDDEYVALLDLILERRAGDIFAAVQRQADAGVDFVLLLAGLGRTLRALLAMSMGGALPDMSERLRAALQARTGRVSAGDLVRMLHALLEIEPMYRKSGQPQLLLETLLVRFALLDRTVELEEVLKGFGAGGGDDPPPRRVAHDARVASAYAMPPSPPPVVAPALAPAPAFVPPAPSPTATQHAAAAAAAQQEAAQRAPATAARRGQGGAPTVEQVKAAWPQVTAAVRSSGRGMVAEALQRLVPVAVSADGMVTLSHAAGDDTFAMPVERARADVLAALQANLPGVHGFTLQPTAPVAPAGAPATRATSKRLTAHDVQQQRTEQIAAKDPLLEAAVKALDLELLD
- a CDS encoding threonine aldolase family protein; translated protein: MSVLVSPTTPLDLRSDTVTRPSTAMRQVMALAEVGDDVLDGDPTTVALEAWTAAALGKECALFFPSGSMANQAALWVHTTPGTEVLCDAEAHVYHWEIAGAAALCGVQCRPVRSEAGVFHAADLRAHIRTPSKHAPEPSLVCLENTHNGAGGVVTSVEDMQEIQAVAREHALPVHLDGARLWNAATALQRPLAQLAAGADSVMVSFSKGLGAPVGACLAGTERFIHQAHRARKRFGGGMRQSGILAAAALYAAQHHYDRLAEDHASARYLAQVVNGVGGVRVVAPDTNIVMIDLPLPRAAAVVARAHELGVRVTEWHPARIRAVTHLDAPAGAVAEAAALLRQTFEEVLA
- a CDS encoding YihY/virulence factor BrkB family protein produces the protein MQTSLPTTLESWWDILRRVWNQAAEDNVPFLAGGLAFNILLALVPFVLLLIAGLSFLLGSEPAEAAVTVTRLLEQWLPNEAPSAGELLRGVVTEVLSTRGAVTIYSAITFAWFSTRLFGSLRSVLALIFDGADRSIVAGKLFDFLATIVATVAVVVYVVFSAYLDLAATRGFALLRTVGLQPNAMSGLEYAVGRLLAVSLVFALFYALYRGLPRRRPSVQVAAVAALTASILFEIARNVFALAVGAANPASLYTGTIAAIVAVVFWTYYCAFLFLLGGEVAQAYALRRAELAALRDSETRDSEARDSEARDTRVRPR
- a CDS encoding YtxH domain-containing protein; protein product: MARDYDDDRVVVIEKDSSNGVGLLLLGLALGAGAALLFAPASGRETRERISREARRAARRAKDVTDEFGDKLAGQVERARSGVDERLGRARHAVNSRVDAVNDAVSASRDAAREARADIERAVANSKRAYADGRRAYSERASRSGMSGEPGAMADDRAPRDGAEGHADESAHDA